The nucleotide window TCGAGGACTCCAGGGatcatctgagctgaaggcagacactcaagcactgagccacccaggtgccctggagttGGGTGTTTCAAGCAGACTGAGCAAAATACGGAGTCTCAGGAGTAAGTAAGTATAGCCTGGAGATTAAGAGCTAGGCTGCCTGAGCTCACATCAGTTACTATGAAAATAAGGCATATTTCTACCTAATGCCAAAGGTTACAATCATTGGGCCAATGTGAACTAGGAGGAATGCAGACTGTCATCAGGCCAACCGTCAGAGTCAGGCAGAGGTGCCAGAAATGCCCACCAAACCCCTACTAAATATTGTACTAGGCTTACGCAGGCTTGGGAGATCCACTATCTTCTGCTTTTGTTCATCTTCACAGATTCTAGAATTTATAATACCGCTATGAGTCATGTGTACAGCTGTCTTTCACTAAACATTAAAATTGCCAAATGAATTcgaattttaacttttttttttttcttttttggaaaaagttCTCCTGGTGAACAGTGAAAAGGCACAATGGCTGAAAGATCGGAAGGACTGTCTGCGTGTTACCCAGGGTCTTTTACTGATTGCACGGCACTGGGATCATCATTTGACTTCTTCTAAGCATCGTAAACTGTAAATTAATAGAGGTTGGATTAACAAGTCTTAAGTCCCCTCATGAGCTCTAGAATAGCGCATCACACTAAGAAAGTGCCCATCTTCACGGCACACTCATTCCGCAAAATCTTAACGGTTCAACGTCCTGTTAGTTTCGCAATCCAGGGGCGGTCCTGGCGAGCGGCACGCTGGAGCCCGGAGCGATCACGGCCCCGAAGGCTCGAGAGGACCGCGACCACCGCAAGCCGAGCCGCCGAGCCGCCCAGCCGGAAACCGCGAGGAACCGGCTTTCacggccctggggcctgggggtcgCGGTACACCTCCAGTAGCACGTGCAAGAGAAGACAAGCCCAAAAGTCAGAGCGGTTACCGGGTTCTCCTGGGAAC belongs to Canis lupus baileyi chromosome 23, mCanLup2.hap1, whole genome shotgun sequence and includes:
- the LOC140614863 gene encoding uncharacterized protein, with the protein product MSSRIAHHTKKVPIFTAHSFRKILTVQRPVSFAIQGRSWRAARWSPERSRPRRLERTATTASRAAEPPSRKPRGTGFHGPGAWGSRYTSSSTCKRRQAQKSERLPGSPGNACQVQDREAAAQAEATYCRRPDCRPRRAPLELPAALGTADRELRPPGPSQADSILEMMGGIWDPSNPSRRWASRSDLAKLQKGPSLRSSPARPSYTFSFISQTH